The proteins below are encoded in one region of Phaseolus vulgaris cultivar G19833 chromosome 1, P. vulgaris v2.0, whole genome shotgun sequence:
- the LOC137814580 gene encoding F-box/kelch-repeat protein At1g57790-like isoform X3 has translation MSGKRKRKLKLLSDTITDNRRAVDEGKSENLELQSWADLPAELLELILSRLILADNIRASSVCKRWHSVASDVRIVSQSPWLMYFPKFGDCYEFYDPVQRKTYTLELPELNGSRVCYTKDGWLLLYRPRTHRVFFFNPFTRELIKLPRFEMTYQIVAFSCAPTSPDCVLFTVKHVSPTVVAISTCYPGATEWTTINHPNRLPFVSSIWNKLVFCNGLFYCLSLTGWLGVFDPVECIWNVLAVPPPKCPENFFAKNWWKGKFMTEHGGDILVIYTCCSENPIIFKLDQTLMKWEEMRTLDGVTLFASFLSSHSRTDLIGIMRNNVYFSKVRFYGKRCISFSLDDYRYYPRKQCHDWGEQDPFENIWIEPPKDFSVCM, from the exons ATGTCGGGGAAGAGAAAGAGGAAGTTGAAATT GCTAAGCGACACAATCACAGATAATAGAAGAGCAGTTGATGAGGGGAAAAGTGAAAATTTGGAGCTGCAATCCTGGGCTGATCTCCCTGCTGAACTCTTAGAATTAATCTTGTCCCGATTGATCCTTGCTGATAACATCCGTGCTTCTTCTGTTTGCAAGAGATGGCATTCTGTTGCTAGTGATGTCCGTATAGTAAGCCAATCACCATGGCTTATGTATTTTCCAAAATTTGGTGACTGTTATGAATTCTATGATCCTGTGCAGCGTAAGACCTACACCCTTGAGTTGCCAGAGTTGAATGGATCCAGAGTTTGTTATACAAAAGATGGTTGGTTATTGCTATACCGTCCCAGAACTCACCGAGTATTCTTCTTTAATCCCTTCACTCGGGAGCTGATAAAACTGCCAAGATTTGAGATGACATACCAGATTGTGGCCTTCTCTTGTGCTCCAACATCACCTGACTGTGTTCTGTTTACTGTTAAGCATGTTAGTCCTACTGTTGTAGCTATTAGCACTTGTTATCCTGGGGCAACAGAATGGACCACTATCAATCACCCAAACCGCTTGCCCTTTGTCAGTAGCATTTGGAATAAGCTTGTCTTTTGTAATGGGTTATTTTATTGTTTGAGCCTCACAGGTTGGCTTGGGGTGTTTGACCCAGTTGAATGTATTTGGAATGTTCTGGCAGTACCTCCACCTAAATGCCCAGAGAATTTTTTTGCCAAAAACTGGTGGAAGGGTAAATTTATGACAGAGCATGGAGGAGATATATTAGTAATTTATACATGCTGTAGTGAAAACCCCATTATTTTTAAGTTAGATCAGACATTAATGAAATGGGAAGAGATGAGAACTCTAGATGGAGTTACTCTTTTTGCTAGTTTTTTGTCATCTCATTCCAGGACTGACCTAATTGGAATAATGAGGAACAATGTCTACTTCTCTAAAGTTCGTTTCTATGGAAAGCGTTGCATATCATTCTCTCTTGATGACTATAGATACTATCCCCGTAAACAGTGTCATGACTGGGGAGAACAAGACCCTTTTGAGAACATCTGGATTGAACCACCAAAGGACTTTTCTGTTTGCATGTGA
- the LOC137814580 gene encoding F-box/kelch-repeat protein At1g57790-like isoform X1, translating to MSGKRKRKLKLDMRHSPRFQCRISTDLQDMLSDTITDNRRAVDEGKSENLELQSWADLPAELLELILSRLILADNIRASSVCKRWHSVASDVRIVSQSPWLMYFPKFGDCYEFYDPVQRKTYTLELPELNGSRVCYTKDGWLLLYRPRTHRVFFFNPFTRELIKLPRFEMTYQIVAFSCAPTSPDCVLFTVKHVSPTVVAISTCYPGATEWTTINHPNRLPFVSSIWNKLVFCNGLFYCLSLTGWLGVFDPVECIWNVLAVPPPKCPENFFAKNWWKGKFMTEHGGDILVIYTCCSENPIIFKLDQTLMKWEEMRTLDGVTLFASFLSSHSRTDLIGIMRNNVYFSKVRFYGKRCISFSLDDYRYYPRKQCHDWGEQDPFENIWIEPPKDFSVCM from the exons ATGTCGGGGAAGAGAAAGAGGAAGTTGAAATT GGACATGAGGCATTCCCCACGGTTTCAATGCCGGATCAGTACGGATTTGCAGGATAT GCTAAGCGACACAATCACAGATAATAGAAGAGCAGTTGATGAGGGGAAAAGTGAAAATTTGGAGCTGCAATCCTGGGCTGATCTCCCTGCTGAACTCTTAGAATTAATCTTGTCCCGATTGATCCTTGCTGATAACATCCGTGCTTCTTCTGTTTGCAAGAGATGGCATTCTGTTGCTAGTGATGTCCGTATAGTAAGCCAATCACCATGGCTTATGTATTTTCCAAAATTTGGTGACTGTTATGAATTCTATGATCCTGTGCAGCGTAAGACCTACACCCTTGAGTTGCCAGAGTTGAATGGATCCAGAGTTTGTTATACAAAAGATGGTTGGTTATTGCTATACCGTCCCAGAACTCACCGAGTATTCTTCTTTAATCCCTTCACTCGGGAGCTGATAAAACTGCCAAGATTTGAGATGACATACCAGATTGTGGCCTTCTCTTGTGCTCCAACATCACCTGACTGTGTTCTGTTTACTGTTAAGCATGTTAGTCCTACTGTTGTAGCTATTAGCACTTGTTATCCTGGGGCAACAGAATGGACCACTATCAATCACCCAAACCGCTTGCCCTTTGTCAGTAGCATTTGGAATAAGCTTGTCTTTTGTAATGGGTTATTTTATTGTTTGAGCCTCACAGGTTGGCTTGGGGTGTTTGACCCAGTTGAATGTATTTGGAATGTTCTGGCAGTACCTCCACCTAAATGCCCAGAGAATTTTTTTGCCAAAAACTGGTGGAAGGGTAAATTTATGACAGAGCATGGAGGAGATATATTAGTAATTTATACATGCTGTAGTGAAAACCCCATTATTTTTAAGTTAGATCAGACATTAATGAAATGGGAAGAGATGAGAACTCTAGATGGAGTTACTCTTTTTGCTAGTTTTTTGTCATCTCATTCCAGGACTGACCTAATTGGAATAATGAGGAACAATGTCTACTTCTCTAAAGTTCGTTTCTATGGAAAGCGTTGCATATCATTCTCTCTTGATGACTATAGATACTATCCCCGTAAACAGTGTCATGACTGGGGAGAACAAGACCCTTTTGAGAACATCTGGATTGAACCACCAAAGGACTTTTCTGTTTGCATGTGA
- the LOC137814580 gene encoding F-box/kelch-repeat protein At1g57790-like isoform X2, translating to MRHSPRFQCRISTDLQDMLSDTITDNRRAVDEGKSENLELQSWADLPAELLELILSRLILADNIRASSVCKRWHSVASDVRIVSQSPWLMYFPKFGDCYEFYDPVQRKTYTLELPELNGSRVCYTKDGWLLLYRPRTHRVFFFNPFTRELIKLPRFEMTYQIVAFSCAPTSPDCVLFTVKHVSPTVVAISTCYPGATEWTTINHPNRLPFVSSIWNKLVFCNGLFYCLSLTGWLGVFDPVECIWNVLAVPPPKCPENFFAKNWWKGKFMTEHGGDILVIYTCCSENPIIFKLDQTLMKWEEMRTLDGVTLFASFLSSHSRTDLIGIMRNNVYFSKVRFYGKRCISFSLDDYRYYPRKQCHDWGEQDPFENIWIEPPKDFSVCM from the exons ATGAGGCATTCCCCACGGTTTCAATGCCGGATCAGTACGGATTTGCAGGATAT GCTAAGCGACACAATCACAGATAATAGAAGAGCAGTTGATGAGGGGAAAAGTGAAAATTTGGAGCTGCAATCCTGGGCTGATCTCCCTGCTGAACTCTTAGAATTAATCTTGTCCCGATTGATCCTTGCTGATAACATCCGTGCTTCTTCTGTTTGCAAGAGATGGCATTCTGTTGCTAGTGATGTCCGTATAGTAAGCCAATCACCATGGCTTATGTATTTTCCAAAATTTGGTGACTGTTATGAATTCTATGATCCTGTGCAGCGTAAGACCTACACCCTTGAGTTGCCAGAGTTGAATGGATCCAGAGTTTGTTATACAAAAGATGGTTGGTTATTGCTATACCGTCCCAGAACTCACCGAGTATTCTTCTTTAATCCCTTCACTCGGGAGCTGATAAAACTGCCAAGATTTGAGATGACATACCAGATTGTGGCCTTCTCTTGTGCTCCAACATCACCTGACTGTGTTCTGTTTACTGTTAAGCATGTTAGTCCTACTGTTGTAGCTATTAGCACTTGTTATCCTGGGGCAACAGAATGGACCACTATCAATCACCCAAACCGCTTGCCCTTTGTCAGTAGCATTTGGAATAAGCTTGTCTTTTGTAATGGGTTATTTTATTGTTTGAGCCTCACAGGTTGGCTTGGGGTGTTTGACCCAGTTGAATGTATTTGGAATGTTCTGGCAGTACCTCCACCTAAATGCCCAGAGAATTTTTTTGCCAAAAACTGGTGGAAGGGTAAATTTATGACAGAGCATGGAGGAGATATATTAGTAATTTATACATGCTGTAGTGAAAACCCCATTATTTTTAAGTTAGATCAGACATTAATGAAATGGGAAGAGATGAGAACTCTAGATGGAGTTACTCTTTTTGCTAGTTTTTTGTCATCTCATTCCAGGACTGACCTAATTGGAATAATGAGGAACAATGTCTACTTCTCTAAAGTTCGTTTCTATGGAAAGCGTTGCATATCATTCTCTCTTGATGACTATAGATACTATCCCCGTAAACAGTGTCATGACTGGGGAGAACAAGACCCTTTTGAGAACATCTGGATTGAACCACCAAAGGACTTTTCTGTTTGCATGTGA